In the genome of Pelobacter seleniigenes DSM 18267, one region contains:
- a CDS encoding heavy metal-responsive transcriptional regulator: MSDFLTIGKLAKQADVSIDSIRFYERKGLLEDPLRTAANYRVYPLAAAKRLRFIKKAQRLGFSLEEIHQLLRVSHDSSASKADIKQITEEKIADIRSRIEDLKRMLKALEQLDDCCDGRGPIEECPILKSLEEDETLCGQQS; encoded by the coding sequence ATGTCTGACTTTTTAACAATCGGAAAACTCGCCAAGCAGGCCGATGTCAGTATTGACAGTATTCGTTTTTATGAGCGCAAAGGGTTGCTTGAAGACCCGTTGCGAACGGCAGCAAATTACCGGGTCTACCCTTTGGCTGCGGCCAAGCGGTTGCGCTTTATCAAGAAAGCCCAACGGCTCGGCTTCTCATTGGAGGAGATCCATCAGCTGCTCAGGGTCAGTCACGACTCTTCGGCGTCCAAAGCGGATATCAAGCAGATAACCGAAGAAAAAATAGCCGACATCCGCTCGCGGATCGAGGATTTAAAGCGCATGCTGAAGGCTCTGGAACAGTTGGATGATTGCTGTGACGGGCGTGGTCCGATAGAGGAATGTCCGATTCTGAAGTCGCTGGAAGAAGACGAGACGCTCTGCGGTCAGCAGTCATAA
- a CDS encoding zinc ribbon domain-containing protein — translation MFCNYGFSWGGWHFGGWFMPGLFILIIIAIILWQMQKRPTVVAPHLSCPKCSGSVQASYFRCPHCGEALKHNCPNCSRIIEYDWQFCPYCNEHQTQQTSASGAPAK, via the coding sequence ATGTTCTGTAACTACGGATTTTCGTGGGGGGGATGGCACTTTGGAGGCTGGTTTATGCCCGGATTATTCATACTCATTATTATTGCGATCATTCTCTGGCAAATGCAGAAAAGGCCCACAGTGGTCGCACCTCACCTGAGTTGCCCGAAATGCTCGGGCTCAGTTCAGGCAAGTTATTTCCGCTGCCCGCACTGCGGTGAAGCACTGAAGCACAATTGTCCGAATTGCAGTCGCATTATCGAATACGACTGGCAGTTTTGTCCCTACTGCAACGAGCACCAGACGCAGCAAACCAGCGCGTCCGGCGCTCCAGCAAAATAA